The window CAGTGCAATATACATCTGAAACAAACGTTAATATGGTTAATTGTTCTATTTTGAATTGCATTACTATAGAGGTAGTTTAAAGTCAACAGAACTTTCagaatctaaaatataaattttaacacatttttatcacGGAATctttataataaaccattttgtTCTATAATATTGAGAAAGTATTTGTCTGTCTCTATATACAATtggaatttttagttttgtacatCGTATATTAATCTTCGCCAGTAGTTTTTAATATGTGTTTTctcacatttattatattttcataggTGTTTTATACTCACTTGCTTTACGTGTGATACCTAACTCCATCTGGGTTACAAGCTGAGACATAATGTCGTGTGATCCGTCGCAgctaaaaattaaatggaaaataattatgaCACATATTAGAACCATCATATTAGATAACATTAACACTAATATCTTTATAAGCAGATTAATATGTAGAGgaaacatattttcatattaaaaaaaattaaaatataaaccatattgtaatattttatatatgtgtgtattatGTAGTTATTATTGCATAAAACTTAACTTACAGAACTACCAAGACATTACATGAGGTTGCttggtaatttaaatatttttatgcgtACCATTTTGTCTCATAGTTTAGAACATTAGAGACAGGCAACAATgtgataaaaaaatctttattatttatagttaaagcAATTCATAAGGAAAGGTTTTAAAGGCACTAAAACTACATCAGGTTAATCGATTTCGTTTAATTCATAAACCTATAAGTTATAAGTGAATAGTAGTAGATGTATGTGAATAAGGTTGATAACAACtcatttaattattgatagtgaTTTAAACGTGAAATTCAATGTTAATTACTAAAAGTACTTACAATACTCTGGAAACGTAAAGTTGAAATGTGTTTGGGTCGTCTGGGAGAGGGAAATACGTATGGCATATATTGTCTATCTTCTTCGAATTGGGAGTAATTGGCCCAAATTTGACAAATAAGGGTTGATTACAGAAATCCTGTAAACGTAAAATATAAGTTTGCATTTAAAAGTCTGAGTTAGTGCTGGTAAGAACATATTTTCCTGcaagttattaataaatgtttatctgTGTACTTATTTACATACCTAATATCAAATCAAAGATTATGCaaccaataatttatattaattttgtttgatgatgacttaattatatatataaatattttcgatataataattattatgaatacatagttaaaattcttaattttattgcaaaaagtaaaaaaaatcagtgGGAACCCAACAATgtgtataactttaaaataagattatttaactgttttaaacttGCTCACACGCGATAAATATaggagaaaaaataaaataaccccattataaatgggttttattgcataaattaaCCAATTAGATATCTAGGTTCTTACATGGAAGTATAAGAATACCTTAGACACATTAAGTAAGTAGGCCTATCAGAAATAATTATTCCTTTTCACTGCATAAGGGCATTCTAGACAAGAACTGTAAGAAAGTCTAGCAAGATAGGATGAATTGGAAAACTGCGCCAGAAAAGCTGTACATAATAGTTATTATGAAAAGAACCTGTTGGATATGTGCGAAAACTGTTATATACAACAGTAACGGTTAAATTGGAATAAAGTTTAACATGTGGGTGCAACTTTAATTTGtagtataaaatttgaaacaatttttcgattaaagtttgttattatcagtatattaagtttaatatataagTCTATAACGGTCTCAATGTTTaagatttaatagtaaaaatttatagaCCGTAATTGAGTttagaaaatgttacaaaatcgcactttaatacaaaactaagaATCAGAATTAGTTGTAAAAATCAGACATTTACAACGTGACACTAAGCTGAAATCTAGTTACAACCAGGGTGTTTCATTTTACTAATGATACGATCTTCTCTGTTCTATCACTTATTACCATAGTAATAGTTCCAACGTTGCTCTTTAGACTAATCGGTTATCAGGGGGCTTCGACGGCCCTTCCTAAATACAGGGCACTATGAAGAAAGTTTACCATTGGTGATCTCGTCCATGACTTCAGCCGATCCGTCAATGAGCGCTTTAGATTCGTCTATGAAAGGAACACGTCCAACAGTTTCTGACGAAACTTCATCAACTTCGTCAACTTCATcacttttttagtaataaaataaatcccaCCGTTCTACCATAGCTGTCATACACTAACTGATGAGGTTGTACATGGCTTCCTCTGAGATGGGAACAGCCTAAATAACTCAATATCTTGTACTAAAAATTCTGAGCTGAAAAAAGTAAGACCTTCAGGCTAAAGGCCGAGAAGTAAACACAATTAACCGATCgcattctttataaaattaagttattatatttgttgttttcgTTATTGGCAAACATAGTTAATAAAGCAAGAgtgattttttattgtatgttttcaaTTTgagagtaaatttaaataaaactagtgaattaatttgaaagaacCGAGTTTCCCCTTTATTGTACTTAGATTCTTAAGCTGGTAATCTGAATGCTCTCTGAATTAAGGGTTCAGCGAAAAAGGACGAGTTAATTagtgaaacaaatttttttccaaatggTTAATACTAATTTCCAAACAAGTAACTTAAATCttgatgtacatttttaatacgGATCTGAGTATAATAAATACGGTGCTAAACGCTAAAATACTATTAAGAACCCAAAAAGGTCGTTTTGTCCGTCTACCCGTCTGTGGAATAACGCTCGTTGGTCCTAGAGAATATAACTTGTTATATTGGTTCCTAATGCTCCAAAAAAGAAAAGAGCTCAATTAATTTTAGAGCATAAAAGAACGGCTCTCAATACTTTGTATgggtttatttaagtgttttattggTGGACTAATGTACGTGTGTGGATAAGATGTTCCAATACACATTTATAAGATTACGCGAAATATATACCTGCTCACAACCCgaacaaataatataaacattaaccTTTTGTACAGGTTATTTCAAGTTGTCAAGGTCATtcggtttttaataattaattatttaaccaatCTATATTTCTAAAAGGTcttactgtaaaaaaattttttcaatacacgagtttttaaattcttacaatactaaaataatgcAGATTTATAGTGATTATTTGCTGTATTTACAGACTTATATTTACATACAGATACAGAACCGCCAGCAGTGCCCACCTTTAGATCTCCTGTGCGCAAGGTTGCCAAGAAATATTTTGAGTCACTGCACTTTAACTTTGCcgcaaaataatcttttttgccTTTCTAACGGCGTAATtgagtttattgtttatattacattattgtttatatacagGCCGCAAGCAATATAAACCGTTATTAAAATATACCTTAAGTGTTTATAATTGCAAATAGAATAATACGACCTGAATATATAACTGACAACTAATAATTcgaatatattacttttttacaactCATATTTCCATAGTgtaattgatataatataaactaataactgTACACTTACATCCTTGAGACTCCTGTCTACCAAGGGCAAATAAAGGTTGTTCAATCGGGCAGAGGACATTTTAAAGATGagacaatataaaataacaacagaaATCATGACCtgcaaaaaacaagaaaataaattatttttcatgttctTGACGTTATTGAAAAGAAGAAATGAATGGCCTTCATCCTGTTTCGGGAAGAATAAAAaccaacataaaattacattaaaaactggTTTGTAATTATGTGAGAATTATATGATTACATTACATACTTAAAGTCGTGTACATTGtacgttacaaaataataactgacaaaataagttatttataacatGATAAATTCAACTAGCTAATTTAATCAAGAAGTGAGCTTTTCAATGAACACGTGAAGTTTAATTCCCAACGTTCAAATAATCACGTAATACTCAATTTCTCTCTTACTTAAAACTGAATATgcctgttttatgtatatttaaaatttactaaatccaaatatatttggaaaacatCTAAATTCAAATACTTTTAGAATAAACATACAATAGTCGTAGAggatgaaaataaatacatttttaatagcagGGTACATGAATATTtactaaatccaaaatttaagatatacatgattaagtaataatttatgtaaaattttctaAGCGTTGTAGAATCTAAATAATCAtggcatattttaattataatgccGACTGCAAGCCCAATAAGAGAATATCACAATACATGTACTTACGCTTCGTGAAATCAACTCTTTGAGGTCTGAGTggttaatttttacattggtaataGATGTGTGGATAACGAGCGTTACGTAAACATGAGCTtcatatttacacaatatataaatatatatttactctgTGATATACCAAGATAAAACCTCCCTTACATGGAAACTGTCTCAGAAATCCACTATTCTCTATGTATGTTAATTAATGCACTTACCACAAAGTCTTTCGTTTATggttttggggtttaaaaaatatcCACAACTCAGACTCTTATATCGTCGGTTATAAAATCAAACCAAATTTCcatcatataataaaatttgtatcactactatatttttacctttatttttaatttggtgcaataatattaaacattatttctaaataacataagaggtaataaaacaaaataaaattaattgggAATATGAGCTTATAGGTAATAATCACAAACTCAGGTTGATTTAAAGGGAGACGACAATAGAAACaagttccaaatattttaaaaaaatatcttgtatagtataaaatataattttatacttcaaTAAGGAAGCAGATATAAGACATTCTCTATCCTTTACATTAATTAGGattcaagaaataaaactaaacacaaataTACAGTTAATTGAACTGTAGCATACTgtccaatataattaaaatttagagcATAATAACATTGatcttattcaaaattttatcgagggttaattaacaaataaacaaagtatgGCTGAGTAGTATACATGTGCATACCAATTAGCCTCTAGCCAAACTCTTGCCTTTTAatgctttaacattttaaaaatcaagaattCTTGAACATAATGTAAGAAACCCGCCTagatttatagttaaatttataaatatgacaaaaaactATCTAGAAAGAACTTACAGATTGATCTACTTACATGTCTGTTTTTGATCCAGGTCCATTTTGGTAGAGCAGAATTTTGATTATATTGAAGTTTTTAAGCTTGAGCTGTTACAGAAGGATACTGTTATGGATTAAATAGGTAAGTTAGGGCCTGTATAAtcttgtaatatgtaaaaaagtattgAGATATAAggttatgtttttagtttattcatGTGTACATCGAATTCGGCTATAGTTGTGTTTAAAATTCACTATTATACAGatagttatagtttttttagCGTTATAGTATTTTAGAGTGTAGCTTATACATACTGTATACACACTACATTATGGTCTGTTAACGTAACGCGCATTAATTCCTTCTATCTATGATGTCTCGGGATTTTTCAGTTTAAGACCCTGGTTTCAAAGATATTCTTCATACAGACATTGGAGGCAACTGAATTGCGActaggaaattataatttttacttgttactaactcttgataaatatataaaactccttTTACTATCGCAAActtatttaaatctttacaatTGCATTTAAAATACACTATCGCTAAATCACAGGAACACAGCTTATAACATTCATTTATATGAGTCTTGATATTAGTAGCTGTTTTAGTTTTCACATTAAATTACcaacagaacaatatttttttgtgaggAAAAATCTAATGTGTTGGATCTACATATGAAAAGCCCTTCTCCCGACTTCAAGCATGAGCAGGTTCTAACACTATCGAGACATATTGCACGTTTTATCAGTAATGTATAAATTGTACAGTTCCGGCTCCCACGTTTTCTGTTAAATAATACCCTAGTCAATGGTCCATGAGGATAGAGAGGATATAAGGCTAAAATATAAATTGGTCTCTCCTATTGCTTAAAAACGAAATATTGAGTCAATAGCCCATAAATACTTTAGCATAATGTCTATTTCTAGCATCAAGACATATCAAAGCATACTACATTTTTCCACTGCTCTATAGACATTGTCATATTCTTTTCATAGGTAACAAGAAACATACCGCCAATTGGGTTAAATTTAGTAGTGTACAtcgattaattattaaatatgtaaattaatttttgtgtttctcTATTTGTATGCATCTATTATTGAGGGGCATGGAAAACACTATAGCCTTTAAAGTGTGTGCTTGTGTTATCCGTATGAAGAAGATGCTGAATTTCGAGAAAACCATTGGTTCTCTCAGTTACTATGCACAATGGTTTTATATCGAATGTGTTAATATACCAGTCTCAGAGTACGGTAAATAAAAAGGTAAcatgaagttaaaattaaattatggacGTGTCGATAGTGTAATGAAATGTATGATAAACTAAAACGACAAAATGTATAACCTGGCTGAGTCATCGAGTTTGGTTGTAAAGAAAATCTCAAGAGCATGATAGTTATCTCGTCTCACAATATGTGTCAGCCTTAGatagcatttttaatattttacaacaggcTTGGTTAGTCCTTTCTGGGAAGAAATCGAGGACAAAAggtaatattttagataatgaaACAAGAATGTTCATTAAAAGAAGAGCAATAAATCAGTTTATGCAGTTGTTGCTGCCTATGCTTACCTTTTAGTACAGATTGCACAGTCAAGTTGTAAAAGATGAACGTAGGATAGAATTCTGTTACAACTAAGAACCTTCAAGAAGTTCCCACTATTATCAAGAATCCTTAAAAAACGAGCAAACGACAATGTCTAGACGATTTAAGTTTACTATGAAAACGCTCATGGAATTAAACGAAACGAGTGCAGATCTTCTTTGTCTGGGAATTAATGGATGACATTGTATGATACGAACTAAATTCCTGAATTCTGAGACGCGCAACTTGGGTTTAGTGACTAAAGGGTGCATCGGGGCGACCAATATAAACAGTCATAATGGATATGTTATAGCGGCCAATATTAAAAGCCTTATTGATCGTAAAAGCTATATAAAATTTTTCGGTTGcctaaatgtgtttttttaacgGAACCTAATAAGGATTTTGATGATTATAGTGATATCTGTTATACATAACAATTCTGTTTGGCCTCTTCTCATAGTAAGAGACTTTACTCCTCGAAATAACCATTTAAGTGATGCTACTCAGGATTCATTAGTTACCTCTATTCAAAATCTTTCTCGTATTTTTTAGTGCAAAAACACAATAGTGATGTAGATGACCTTGGTATATTATTGGAATTAGACTTCCCATCTATGTTGAGTCTCATCGCCCTCCTCTTGAAATCTGTGTAACACGTTCTGAATTCAGCTAATCCAGAAGAATGTCGTAGAGGTATGATTACATTGCAA of the Homalodisca vitripennis isolate AUS2020 chromosome X, UT_GWSS_2.1, whole genome shotgun sequence genome contains:
- the LOC124369261 gene encoding uncharacterized protein LOC124369261, with translation MYLFSSSTTIVMISVVILYCLIFKMSSARLNNLYLPLVDRSLKDDFCNQPLFVKFGPITPNSKKIDNICHTYFPLPDDPNTFQLYVSRVFCDGSHDIMSQLVTQMELGITRKANVYCTVNEFIFGYAGCDTYLVYREDVFGSCTDESIKTNVYGVSEDCRPIGLSCLTKLDEILAENGFLPQEFYVYPMDLPNRCVNQQICVQPPNPFFDKLPNHVSNTAVLA